GCATCAAAGGCTGCCCGATTGCGCCTATCGCGGTTTTTATAACTGTCAAATTGTTACTGTCAACTCATTCCTCCAGTACCGCTTATCCTATGACTGACTTATCGACTGATTCCTCTTTTCAATGGCTGTATCGGGGCATCAGCGAAATTTTTCCCGATCAGCGGGAGTCTCAGAATGCTGATGAGAACCTGGCGCGGCGGCTAGCGGAGAGCGATCGCCCCTTACGCATTAAGTTTGGCATCGACCCCACGGGCACGGACATTCACCTAGGGCACAGCACAGTCTATCGCAAGCTGCGGGCCTTTCAAGACGCAGGCCACACGGCGATTCTGCTAATCGGCGACTTTACTGCCCGCATCGGCGACCCCACCGGCAAGTCGGACGTTCGCAAGCAGTTGACGGAGGCAGAAGTGGCTCAAAACGCCCAGACCTACCTCGACCAACTCCGGCCGATTCTGGACTTTGACACGCCGGGGCGACTGGAGATCCGCTACAACTCCGAGTGGCTATCGAAGCTAGACCTGGCAAAGATTCTAGAACTGCTGGGCACGATGACCGTGGGGCAAATGCTGGCGAAGGAGGGCTTTGCCGAGCGCTATGAAAAAGAGACTCCGATTTATCTGCATGAGTTTCTCTATCCGCTGATGCAGGGCTACGACTCGGTGGCGCTGGAGGCGGATGTGGAACTGGGCGGCACGGATCAAAAATTTAACCTGGCGGTGGGGCGCGATTTGCAGCGGCACTTTGGGCAGCGGCCACAGTTTGGGCTGCTGATGCCGATCTTGCCGGGGACGGACGGTGTGCAGAAAATGTCCAAATCGCTCAATAACTACGTGGCGCTGCGGGAAGACCCGCTCTCGATGTATTCCAAGCTGGAGAAAATTCCCGACAGCGCCATCCTGCAATATTTTGAGCTACTCACCAGCCTACCGCTGGACTCGCTGCCAGAAAACCCGCGCGATCGCCAAAAGCTCCTGGCCCTCGAAGTGGTCAGCCAGTATCACGGCAAAGAGGCGGCTCTCGAAGCCCAGAAAGCTGCGCTGAATCTGGTGCAGGGCGATGCAACCAAGGCCGAAGCCGTGCCGGAGTTTTCCCTCGCAGAGATTCAGTTTCCTGCCAAGCTGGCCTATATCCTGGGAGCCAGCGGCCTGTGCAAGAGCAGCAGCGACGGACGGCGACAGATTCAAGGCGGCGCAGTGCGGCTAGATGGCGATCGCCTCGACAATCCTGACACCAGCTTCGACACGCCCGACGCGCTGACGGGCAAAGTCCTACAAGTAGGCAAAAACCGCTTTGCCCGACTCGTGCCCTAGTGCTGTGTCACAGCTAGAACTTAGGTTGGTAGTAAACGCTTTAGCGCTGAAGCGCGTACTACGAGCCAAGGCATCACCCCAAAACTAAACTATGACACTGCACTAGTTAGTAGCCTGATTGAGGCGAGTGAGTCACGCAAAACGGCTGATTCCTCTCTAGCGGCTACTGTTGGGCAGCAGCGGCCGCACCACCATAAACCCAGCCCCAAAGGCCGTGATGATAATTGCCAGCACGGTGAACCAGAGCCAGAGTCCGCTGAGGTCGCGGGGGCTGCTTTCCGACGGGTCGCCAAGGGGCAGGCTACCGGGCTGCTCTGTAAACCGGAGGCTGTCTGCGAGGGCGTGGGCCTCGGAGATGGCAGGCTGAGACGGCGGGGCTTTGGGTTTGGAGGAGGTAGGCGATTTCTTGGAAGGCGGTTGAGAGACAGGCGGGGCAACGGGGCGGATCTGCTGGGCGATCGCCGCTGCGTCTTCCTGGTCGGCGCGAGTGGGCGCAACCCATGCTGGTTGAGACAAGCCCGCAATCTGCTGAAGATTTAGCACCGACGCACTTAGGCGCTCAATTTCCTGGCGAAACTGCTGATTTTGACGAGCAAGCTGCTGGTTCTGCTGATGCAGCGAGTCCAGCATGGCTTTGCTAGCCTGAAGCTCTGCCGACAGCTCGCGATAGACCGACATGGGCACCGTCGGCGCGTAGCCCGCAGCGGGCGCGGCAGGGGAATTGGGCAGGGCGGACCCAGGGTTCCGCAGCGAAGGATCTGGGTTGGATTGGGGTTTCATGCGTCGGATCTTGCGTAAAGGGATTGGGGTTATTTAGGGGTTGTCTAGAGTTTGTCTAAACGATTTTGTCTAAACGATCAGGACTGGACAGCAGTCGATCACGAGTCTTACTAAGGGTATGGGCAATTTTCAAAAAAGGCTCATTCAGTCCACTAAATTTTTTGTCGCAGGTCTGTTGCAGGTTTGTTGCTGGTTTGCTGCGGGTGCAAATGCGAGGGCGTGTTTTAGAACCCCTTGATCCCCCCTGGCCCCCTTGAAAAGGGGGGAACCGAGCCGAACCACTCCGGAAGTCCCCCTTAATAAGGGGGATTCAAGGGGGATCGACTCAAGGCAATCAACGACCTAGAAGGTTTTAAGACCCTGCCTAGCGTTCTTCCCAGCGTTTTGAGGACATCTTTGGGCGATCGCCCTTACTATACAACTAAAACATCCGCACTATCCACAGTCAATCAAAGGATCGAATAAATAATCGACTATCGAAACCATGCAGTTTTTTGTGAATAATCGACTATCGAAGCCACGCCGTTCCCTAGCCAGTGGCTTCAGTCCCTCCTCAGGTCACCCTGTCAGACCAGACCCTCCAGTTCGCTATGGTATGACTATTGCAGGCCGCTCCCGTATTCTTCCATGCGAATCATGATTTTCAGGCTTTTCTCACGACTCACAGTTCGGCGGCGCGGATGGCGCTCTGGGCGCACAGGCTTTCACCAGAGTCCTGTCTGGACGGTGGGCCCCAAGCTGCGCTGGGCAGTGCCGTCTCTGGGCGTGCTGCTGGTCATGGCGATCGCCCTCACAGGCTGCAACCCAAGCCGGTTCACCACTCAGGCGGCTCAGGTGCCGCGCATCGTGCTGGCAGAACTGAGCGACCCCAAAACGTTTAACCCCCCTATGAGCAATGAGGTCAACCCGTCGCTGGGGCTGATGTTTAGCGGGCTACTGTCGCAAAACGGGCAAACAGGTGAGCTAGAGCCGGAGCTAGCCGAGTCTTGGGAAATTTCTGACGATCAGCAGCGCATTACATTTACCCTGCGCGACGGATTGAAATGGTCTGATGGCGAACCGCTGACGGTGGATGATGTGCTGTTCAGCTTCAACGACATCTATTTCAATCCGAATATCCCCAGCAGCGAGAGCGACATTCTGCGCGTTGGGGTGGAAGGCAAGTTTCCGACGGTGACGAAAGTGGGCGATCGCCAAGTGGAATTTGCCTCACCGGAACCCTTCGCTCCGCTGCTCCGCTTTGCTGGAGGGGTGCCGATTCTGCCCAAACATGCCCTAGCGGATTACGTGTTCTCCACCGGATCTGACGGCAAGCCCCGGTTTCTCTCCGTTTGGGGCACCGACACCCCCCCTTCAGAAATCGTCTGCAATGGCCCCTATCGCCTTAGAAGCTATCAGCCCGCCGAGCGGATTACGCTGGAACGCAACCCCCACTACTGGCGCAAAGACGCGCAGGGCAACCCCCAGCCCTACATCGAGCAATACATCATGCAGATTGCAGGTTCGACCGACACGGCGCTAATCCAGTTTCGTTCTGGCGGGCTGGATGTGCTGGGGGTCACGCCGGACTATTTCGCTCTGCTGAAGCGCGAGGAAGAACGCGGCAACTTCACCATCTATAACGGCGGCCCGGCGTTGACGACGACGTTCCTGGCCTTCAACCTCAACCAGGGCAGCCGCAATGGCAGACCCCTGGTAGACCCCATCAAATCCCGCTGGTTCAACAGCGTGGAGTTTCGCCAGGCCGTCGCCTACGCGCTCGATCGCCAGCGCATGATCAACAACATTTACCAAGGTGTTGGCGTGCCCCAAGACTCGCCTATTAACAAGCAAAGCCCCTATCACTTATCGCCAGAGGAAGGCTTGCCCGTTTATGACTACAACCTCGACAAAGCAAAGGAACTGCTCCAGCAGGCGGGCTTTCGCACCAATGCCCAGGGGCGACTGACCGATGCCGACGGCAACCTGGTTCGGTTCACGCTGATTACCAATGCAGGCAACAAAATCCGCGAAAGCATGGGGGCCCAAATCAAGCAAGACTTGGACAAACTGGGCATGACGGTGGATTTTCAGCCGATTGCCTTCAACACGCTGGTCGGCAAGCTTTCCGACACGCTGGATTGGGAAGCGCATATTCTGGGCTTTTCGGGCGCGGGCGTGGAGCCAGACGGCAGCCGCAATGTGTGGTCAGTTGACGGGACGCTACACGCTTTTAATCAAGGGGCACTGCGTGGACAAGACCCCATCGAAGGGCGCGTCATCGCCGATTGGGAGCAGCGGATCAGTGACCTCTATATCGAAGGTAGCCAGCAGTTGGACGACGAAAAACGCAAAGCCATCTATGCCGAAACGCAGCGCCTTGCCCAGGAATACCTGCCGTTTATTCACTTGGTGAATGCGCTGTCGCTGTCGGCGGTGAGAAACACCGTAGACGGGGTAAAATTTTCTGCGCTGGGTGGTGCGCTCTGGAACATTTACGAGCTGCGAAAAATCAGCCCGGAGTAAGTGGAAGATTGAAAATTGAAGATCGAAGATTGAAGCTCGAAAACTGATATAGCTTATAGCTCTCAACTGCAAAAATGCCGAAATACGTCATGTGGGGCAGCTACTGCGAAAACGTCGTCGAAAAACGCGCCCCCTATCGCCAGTCCCACCTCGATCGTCTGGCTCAGCTCAAAGCCGCAGGCTCCGTCGTCACCCTTGGCCCCACCCAAGACCTGACGATGGTGTTTGGTGTGTACGACGCGCCCGACGAAGCCGCTGCCCGCACGCTGGTCGAAGAAGACCCCTACTGGAGCGCGGGTATCTGGACGGAATATCACCTGAAGGAATGGATTCAGGCGTTTTAATCGGCCGGATCGTTTGCTTGAGCCATGCACTGCTCAACCTCTGCTAGGTGATCTCAAAAATTACCGCAGGCACTTCGCCCTCTTCCCAAATTTTGTCGCTGTCGCGTCCGCCTGGCTCTACGTTTTGGATCACTATCACGTCTGAAGCCACCCGTAGGCGGGGAAACCCCTGGGCATAATACAAAAACTGATCTGCCAGTACCGTTGCCCGCTGCCCTTTGAGGTACTGTTTCAGCACTTCCAGGGTCACGATCATGGCGTAGAGGTGAATGTAGGTTTCGGCCAAGGGTTTACCGTCGGAACAGGGATAGACCAACGGGGGTGGCGATGGAGCGATTTCCGGTGGCAGAGCAGGCTGGGTTTGGAGCGGCTGAGTCACCGTTGGCGCTGACCCCAAAGTCTAGAGTAGAGAGCGATAAGACCAGAGAGGACTTACGCACTTGCGATCAGCTCTTTGGGTTTTGGACAATTTCTCGCGGGCGCAGCTCGCAAGAGATTGTTCGACTGCGTAAGTCCTGATCAGAGAGGGATGAAACTAGACTAGCAGGCGGGGGCGATCGCCCTGAAAGCAGGCTAAAACCAGCCAGAACCCCCATCGACCGGTTTCCCCAATTCACCCCAAGCTCTAGAATGCTGGGAGGACTTCACGACACAGCGGCATGGATATTAAGAGCGGATTTATCGGCACGATTGGGAATACGCCCCTGATTCGCCTGCACAGCTTTTGCGAAGAAACGGGCTGCGAAATTTTGGGCAAGGCAGAATTTCTCAACCCCGGCGGCTCTGTGAAGGATCGGGCGGCGCTATATATCATCCAGGATGCCGAACAGCAGGGGCGTTTGAAACCGGGTGGGACGGTGGTAGAAGGAACAGCAGGCAACACAGGCATTGGGCTGGCCCACATCTGCAATGCCAAAGGCTACAAGTGCCTGATCATCATTCCCGAAACCCAGTCGCAAGAAAAAATGGATCTGCTGCGGACCTTGGGCGCAGAGGTGCGTCCGGTGCCCGCTGTGCCCTACCGCGATCCCAACAACTACGTGAAGCTGTCGGGGCGGATTGCCGAGGAAACAGAGAACGCCATCTGGGCGAACCAGTTCGACAACCTAGCCAACCGGCGGGCGCATTACGAAACCACCGGGCCCGAAATCTGGATGCAGACAGACGGCAAGATCGATGCTTGGGTGGCGGCGACGGGCACAGGTGGCACCTACGCCGGAGCCGCGATGTTCTTCAAAGAAAAGAACCCAAATATCCGCTGCGTGTTGGCTGACCCGATGGGCAGCGCGTTGTACAACTATTTCAAAACGGGAGAGCTCAAGATCGAAGGCAGCTCGATTACCGAAGGGATTGGCACGAGCCGCGTAACGGCCAACCTGGAGGGTGCGCCAGTGGATGATGCGATCCGCATTGACGACCATGAAGTGCTGCGCGTGGTCTATCAGCTTTTGCACAAAGACGGGCTGTTTATGGGCGGTTCAGTCGGCATTAACGTGGGGGCGGCGGTAGCCCTAGCCAAGCAGATGGGGCCGGGGCATACGATTGTGACGGTGCTGTGTGACGGTGGGGCCCGATATCAGTCGCGCCTGTATAACCGCGAATGGCTGGCAAGTAAGGGCTTGCTGATTGCCAGCTAGGGTAGCAGGCGGGTGCGCTGGAGCCAAAGGCGCATGTCGTCGTATTCCAGTTCACAGTCGCAGCTTTCGGCTAGCACGATCACGGTTTGCGAGTCTGGAGACTTGAACCAGCCTCGAACTGTGTAGCCCGGTTCGGGGCGAGTAATCAGAACCGGCATTGCGTCCAAATTTCCCGATTGGGCGCTAGGATCTGCTTCGCCCTGCTGTCGGAGAAAGTCCGGAAGTGCGAGGTTCGCTGGATTGGGCAGGCTGCGGATGCGGAAGGAATACATGCCGCGAGGGGCGATCGCCCGTCCCCCCTGTTCTATACAACGCAGCACCTCAAAGGTTCCAGGGTCGAGGATTTCTACCGTGCCGTCGGGCAGTGTGCGGGTTCTGAAGTTCTCTGGAATGGCGATCGCCACGCCAAACTGTGGCAGTTCCAGCGTCCGCAGGCTGTCTGAGGCGGGCACTTCGGCGATGTCAGGGCAAGGCGTAGCCCCCAGTTCTGATGCCAGATTGGTTTCTGATGCCAGATTGGTTGGCCCAGAGCGTGGCAGCGCCAGGGACATCCCTGCACCCAGCAGCGCGCCTGTGAACAAAACCAAAAGCTGAATTTTCATCCCCTGAACCTGCTTCTAGACATGCAGCAGCCAGCGCCATCGCCAGCGTCTTGATCTAGAACTACAGCAGAACAGGTCGGACTTCCAGGCAGCTTGACCTACCAGCGGCGAGTTTTTTGCACAATATCCACCACGCCTGCGCCAACCGTGCCCAGCAGCAAGATCCACAGCAGCCCGCCGGGAATAAACGTGAGAACGCCCAACCCGCGCATCACCCAGACCGTGACCGTAATGCCCAAGAGAATTAGAAACGCCGCAGTCGTTGGCTTCATCGCAGTTTGCCCCAGCAGTTTGCCCCAGGGTTCGCCCCAGGTTTTCTCTATTCTTGCCCCCTGTTCGCTACAGGCGAACGACAGGATAGCGACAGGTTAGCCGCGCCTGCGAACGCCCGCCAAGATGCCCGACCCGATCGCCAGCAGCACCAGCGCGTAGACCGCTTCTCTGGGGATTTCCGTCAGCAGACCGAAGGATTGCAGCAACAGCAAGATTGCCATCATGACCAGCAAAATGCCAGCGACGTAGAGAAAGATAGTGATGGCTAAGTTGGGAGAACGACCCACGGGTGAAACTCCATTCAGGGCAGGGCGGCGTGTCGAGCAGCAGGGCACGAAGAACTGGGTACGATGGTCTATTTTGACACGGGATTGACCCTGCTGGGGGAGAAGTTGGCATCTCTTGGTTTTACGGAAGCCGCAGAGCAGGCAGGAGGGGAAAGGAGTGGGGCGATCGCCCGCACTGGATTAGACCAAGACCTGCCGATCTAGCACCTCTTCTGCCAGCCCAAAGGAAAGCGTCATGCCCGCG
The Thermoleptolyngbya sichuanensis A183 DNA segment above includes these coding regions:
- a CDS encoding YciI family protein, which produces MPKYVMWGSYCENVVEKRAPYRQSHLDRLAQLKAAGSVVTLGPTQDLTMVFGVYDAPDEAAARTLVEEDPYWSAGIWTEYHLKEWIQAF
- the tyrS gene encoding tyrosine--tRNA ligase, whose amino-acid sequence is MTDLSTDSSFQWLYRGISEIFPDQRESQNADENLARRLAESDRPLRIKFGIDPTGTDIHLGHSTVYRKLRAFQDAGHTAILLIGDFTARIGDPTGKSDVRKQLTEAEVAQNAQTYLDQLRPILDFDTPGRLEIRYNSEWLSKLDLAKILELLGTMTVGQMLAKEGFAERYEKETPIYLHEFLYPLMQGYDSVALEADVELGGTDQKFNLAVGRDLQRHFGQRPQFGLLMPILPGTDGVQKMSKSLNNYVALREDPLSMYSKLEKIPDSAILQYFELLTSLPLDSLPENPRDRQKLLALEVVSQYHGKEAALEAQKAALNLVQGDATKAEAVPEFSLAEIQFPAKLAYILGASGLCKSSSDGRRQIQGGAVRLDGDRLDNPDTSFDTPDALTGKVLQVGKNRFARLVP
- a CDS encoding cysteine synthase A; its protein translation is MDIKSGFIGTIGNTPLIRLHSFCEETGCEILGKAEFLNPGGSVKDRAALYIIQDAEQQGRLKPGGTVVEGTAGNTGIGLAHICNAKGYKCLIIIPETQSQEKMDLLRTLGAEVRPVPAVPYRDPNNYVKLSGRIAEETENAIWANQFDNLANRRAHYETTGPEIWMQTDGKIDAWVAATGTGGTYAGAAMFFKEKNPNIRCVLADPMGSALYNYFKTGELKIEGSSITEGIGTSRVTANLEGAPVDDAIRIDDHEVLRVVYQLLHKDGLFMGGSVGINVGAAVALAKQMGPGHTIVTVLCDGGARYQSRLYNREWLASKGLLIAS
- a CDS encoding ABC transporter substrate-binding protein produces the protein MAIALTGCNPSRFTTQAAQVPRIVLAELSDPKTFNPPMSNEVNPSLGLMFSGLLSQNGQTGELEPELAESWEISDDQQRITFTLRDGLKWSDGEPLTVDDVLFSFNDIYFNPNIPSSESDILRVGVEGKFPTVTKVGDRQVEFASPEPFAPLLRFAGGVPILPKHALADYVFSTGSDGKPRFLSVWGTDTPPSEIVCNGPYRLRSYQPAERITLERNPHYWRKDAQGNPQPYIEQYIMQIAGSTDTALIQFRSGGLDVLGVTPDYFALLKREEERGNFTIYNGGPALTTTFLAFNLNQGSRNGRPLVDPIKSRWFNSVEFRQAVAYALDRQRMINNIYQGVGVPQDSPINKQSPYHLSPEEGLPVYDYNLDKAKELLQQAGFRTNAQGRLTDADGNLVRFTLITNAGNKIRESMGAQIKQDLDKLGMTVDFQPIAFNTLVGKLSDTLDWEAHILGFSGAGVEPDGSRNVWSVDGTLHAFNQGALRGQDPIEGRVIADWEQRISDLYIEGSQQLDDEKRKAIYAETQRLAQEYLPFIHLVNALSLSAVRNTVDGVKFSALGGALWNIYELRKISPE